One window of the bacterium genome contains the following:
- the coaBC gene encoding bifunctional phosphopantothenoylcysteine decarboxylase/phosphopantothenate--cysteine ligase CoaBC: protein MKNGKAGLLTGKNVLLGVTGGIGAYKAAQLLRDLQREGAQVSVVMTESATRFISPLTMETLSGYPVGLDMFSLTEERTIGHIDRASWADVFVVAPATANYLGKAAGGIADDLLTTIALAVTCPVIVAPAMNSRMWAHPAVKENLESLLKRGAIVVSPGEGKLACGEEGPGRLAEPERIVEAVVASFRARDLSGIRVLITAGPTREAVDPVRFISNRSSGRMGYALAAAAARRGAQVLIVSGPVEIPVPAAAEIKKVTTAREMLAGIEEALPETDWLIMAAAVADFAPASARKDKIKKGTKQELTLELSRNPDILEAVRPMKGDRLFVGFAAETRNLVENARKKVKEKNLDLIVANDVSGEETGFESDENSGVILDQGDLAEEIPRMSKIQMADRILDTTLRVWKDKTK, encoded by the coding sequence ATGAAGAACGGTAAGGCCGGACTTTTGACCGGAAAAAATGTTCTTCTGGGGGTAACAGGAGGGATTGGTGCCTACAAGGCTGCCCAGCTGCTGCGTGACCTCCAGCGTGAGGGAGCACAGGTCTCGGTTGTAATGACTGAAAGCGCCACCAGGTTCATATCTCCCCTCACGATGGAGACCCTCAGCGGGTATCCGGTGGGGCTGGACATGTTCTCCCTTACAGAAGAAAGGACCATAGGCCATATTGATCGGGCCAGTTGGGCGGATGTGTTCGTTGTGGCACCTGCCACTGCCAACTATCTTGGTAAGGCGGCCGGTGGTATAGCGGACGATCTTCTTACCACCATTGCCCTGGCAGTGACATGCCCGGTTATCGTAGCACCGGCCATGAACTCACGGATGTGGGCCCATCCGGCGGTAAAGGAGAACCTTGAATCCCTGCTGAAAAGGGGCGCTATTGTGGTTTCGCCCGGTGAGGGCAAACTGGCCTGCGGAGAAGAGGGCCCGGGTCGCCTTGCAGAACCTGAGCGCATTGTAGAGGCGGTTGTCGCAAGTTTCCGGGCCAGGGATCTGTCCGGCATTCGGGTGCTCATTACAGCTGGCCCGACGAGGGAGGCGGTGGACCCCGTACGCTTCATCAGTAACAGGTCTTCGGGTCGGATGGGGTACGCTCTGGCTGCTGCCGCAGCCAGGCGAGGGGCTCAGGTGTTGATTGTTTCCGGACCTGTAGAAATCCCTGTTCCGGCTGCTGCCGAAATTAAAAAAGTCACTACTGCCAGGGAGATGCTGGCTGGCATTGAAGAGGCTTTGCCGGAAACGGATTGGCTGATAATGGCTGCCGCTGTGGCAGATTTCGCTCCCGCAAGTGCCCGGAAAGACAAAATTAAGAAAGGTACAAAACAGGAGCTCACTCTCGAGCTTTCACGGAATCCGGATATACTTGAGGCTGTCCGACCCATGAAGGGTGACAGGCTATTCGTCGGTTTTGCAGCCGAGACCAGGAACCTGGTGGAAAACGCCAGAAAAAAGGTAAAGGAAAAGAACCTGGACCTCATCGTAGCCAACGATGTCTCCGGAGAGGAAACGGGGTTCGAGTCGGATGAGAACAGCGGAGTGATCCTGGATCAGGGGGATCTTGCTGAGGAGATACCGAGGATGTCCAAGATCCAGATGGCCGATAGGATCCTGGATACTACACTCCGCGTCTGGAAGGACAAGACAAAATAA
- a CDS encoding translocation/assembly module TamB domain-containing protein, translating to MKRRILAFFIVLILTGITVGMKVTSSPALDQWLRESIVEQAAKHLGVNVELGKLDRNFLLTRITLTDVTLRDLKGSGKSISMSRLVVVIDPYAFFRGKVVIKDLKLEDMSLDIVRHADGTVAVDPLFPFWQAQPRTRSRSPRLGFEIENIAFTDVDLSYEDIQAGVQLKLGKVLIFLVHNRFDPPDRRTINLRAKEGDIAWRVFPQDRTVTINSLSGVFSVTPEELHVSKFRIDTGPINLELSGTLPFRRGASVNGELSVSMDIGKLPWLIPDSAGRITLNGNVGGDLSSPSFRGQLDGVDVRVTGRATDRLNADIFMDPKGCTLREGKVYYRGEELLSEVDLSFKRFLPFAMRLRTKQYPFHKVLKEVGGKTDFTNGYVSADLIVKGQLSGGASAITMEGALGVPVSGSVLRTMDFDLSGRYQKGSLQDLLLNVRSGGMDLNLEGTLSGDGPLLKLSLVDEDLVNWHTVPGLEELSGSLALSGIVKGGWENVEANLDLEYLKPSWNRFMGDLLQGHVDIDRSGLTLPMLTLKAGSCVLVGQASLPWNLAGEKPWVKVSVTDGQVEDLLSAAGVDFEIRGKLGGDLHASFTGSGWEGGGALTLLSGRILAEPFEEIYLAGNFTEDVFTTDRLSILKDGRRLEGSGSIEGGEYRVKVRTLDPILVAGVEYVKIIRVPLGGEISFSGEASGNLDGSRLRARTDLAWDQITYDGRTWRSGKGTFLFNGPKLEAKADLFDGELSAVASVDLRGEFPFSGSIFTPATIDQMGINDFIGVGIPGNIVSGDISVRANASGILANVNKTYVDGIITDADFTINGIHFISQEQIPFDYFPETGIRFMKLLLRSGESVIRGILRIAPDAGIEGSVDGSIDLAGLTFLEPTVDSFSGQAITQLKVAGSLTEPVLNGSIELLGNQCVAHLPFDLPVSDLKGKLEIVGNRLHIGEILGNAEGGSLLMSGELFMSGFKPVQGSLLWKAEDIPIQYPEGLNTVNRADLGLKFSDGRGFLRGTINMDQGAYTREVDIENLLTLIGEGTITRDEPQVEGSEGANGKWLNLDVEMVTASPLLVDIKLIRGEAAGNLHLRGTAAAPVLTGRFEMTEGSLEYRGHVFEITGGSVGFVNPRRIEPDFNFSGRTEVTGFDREGTVTDYTVELLASGVPEKFELDLVSSPVLSEADIAALLTWGAVGEQAFASRGGLSAAEATLLITRELKGKLETEVEKVTGFDRFTINPSSVSSSGERTTRIQVDKKLSEKIYLTYSTPILASEEQEVLVKYRITKSFSLIGEQLGERDYGLDLDFQFEID from the coding sequence TTGAAAAGACGCATCCTGGCATTTTTCATAGTTCTCATCCTCACAGGGATCACTGTCGGGATGAAGGTCACGTCAAGTCCGGCTTTAGACCAATGGCTAAGGGAAAGTATCGTTGAGCAGGCCGCAAAGCACCTCGGTGTCAATGTTGAACTTGGAAAGCTCGATCGCAATTTCCTCCTGACCCGCATTACCCTCACAGATGTGACCTTGAGAGATCTCAAAGGTTCGGGCAAATCCATATCGATGTCACGACTTGTTGTGGTCATTGACCCCTATGCTTTTTTCCGTGGAAAGGTCGTTATCAAAGATCTCAAGCTCGAGGACATGTCCCTGGATATCGTCCGTCATGCAGACGGTACAGTGGCAGTGGATCCTCTTTTCCCTTTCTGGCAGGCACAGCCCCGGACCCGGTCAAGATCACCGAGGTTGGGGTTTGAGATAGAAAATATCGCTTTTACGGATGTGGACCTGTCATACGAAGATATCCAGGCTGGTGTTCAACTGAAGCTGGGTAAGGTTCTCATTTTTCTTGTGCATAACCGTTTTGATCCCCCTGACAGGAGAACCATCAACCTCAGGGCAAAGGAGGGAGACATTGCCTGGCGGGTCTTTCCCCAGGACCGTACGGTAACCATAAATTCCCTCTCCGGTGTCTTTTCAGTGACCCCTGAAGAGTTACATGTGTCGAAATTCAGGATCGACACCGGTCCGATCAATCTTGAGCTATCCGGTACCCTTCCTTTTAGACGCGGGGCTTCGGTAAACGGCGAGCTGTCTGTCAGCATGGATATCGGTAAACTTCCATGGCTGATCCCGGATAGTGCGGGGCGAATCACACTGAATGGCAATGTCGGCGGTGACCTGTCCTCTCCCTCCTTCAGGGGACAGCTGGACGGGGTTGATGTTCGTGTTACAGGGCGGGCAACGGACAGGTTAAATGCGGATATTTTTATGGATCCCAAAGGTTGTACACTCAGGGAAGGAAAGGTCTATTACAGGGGTGAGGAGCTGCTGTCAGAGGTTGACCTGTCTTTCAAGAGGTTCCTCCCCTTCGCCATGCGCCTCCGGACAAAACAGTATCCCTTTCACAAGGTTCTGAAAGAGGTTGGGGGCAAAACAGATTTTACCAACGGTTATGTGAGTGCCGACCTGATAGTCAAAGGTCAGCTATCCGGTGGTGCATCCGCCATTACCATGGAGGGTGCTCTTGGGGTTCCCGTTAGTGGAAGTGTTCTCCGCACCATGGATTTTGATCTTTCAGGCCGATATCAGAAGGGTTCACTTCAGGACCTGCTCCTGAATGTCCGTTCGGGTGGTATGGATCTGAATCTGGAAGGTACGCTGTCCGGCGATGGCCCTCTTCTTAAACTGTCCCTCGTGGACGAGGACCTTGTGAACTGGCATACGGTGCCGGGACTGGAGGAACTGAGTGGTTCGCTAGCCCTTTCCGGGATCGTAAAGGGGGGTTGGGAAAATGTGGAGGCCAACCTTGATCTGGAGTATCTGAAACCTTCCTGGAACCGGTTCATGGGTGATTTGCTGCAGGGCCACGTGGATATAGACAGGTCCGGGCTCACCCTCCCGATGCTCACCCTGAAGGCCGGCTCCTGTGTCCTGGTGGGACAGGCATCCCTGCCCTGGAACCTCGCTGGTGAAAAGCCCTGGGTGAAGGTCAGTGTTACCGATGGACAGGTCGAAGATCTGCTGTCGGCTGCAGGAGTTGATTTCGAGATAAGGGGGAAACTGGGGGGGGATCTGCACGCCTCCTTCACCGGGTCAGGTTGGGAAGGCGGAGGGGCGTTGACCTTATTGTCCGGTCGGATACTGGCAGAGCCCTTTGAGGAAATTTACCTGGCTGGAAACTTTACGGAAGATGTTTTCACCACCGACAGGTTGTCCATTTTAAAAGATGGGAGGCGCCTGGAAGGATCCGGATCCATAGAGGGGGGTGAGTATCGGGTGAAGGTTCGTACTCTGGATCCGATACTGGTGGCGGGCGTTGAGTACGTCAAGATCATAAGGGTGCCCCTGGGAGGTGAGATCTCCTTTTCAGGGGAAGCGTCAGGCAACCTGGACGGCAGCCGTTTGCGTGCCAGGACCGATCTTGCATGGGATCAGATAACTTATGATGGCAGAACATGGCGTTCCGGAAAGGGAACATTTCTTTTCAATGGACCTAAACTGGAGGCCAAAGCAGACCTGTTTGATGGGGAGTTATCCGCTGTGGCCAGCGTTGATCTGCGCGGGGAGTTTCCCTTTTCAGGTTCGATCTTCACTCCAGCCACCATAGACCAGATGGGGATCAACGATTTTATTGGCGTCGGCATTCCGGGTAATATAGTTTCAGGTGATATTTCGGTCCGGGCGAATGCCAGCGGCATACTCGCCAACGTCAACAAGACATACGTGGATGGGATCATTACTGACGCCGATTTTACGATCAACGGGATACACTTTATATCCCAGGAACAGATACCCTTTGACTACTTTCCTGAAACCGGCATCCGGTTCATGAAATTGCTTTTGCGTTCTGGTGAATCGGTGATCAGAGGCATCCTCCGCATCGCCCCGGACGCAGGTATCGAGGGTAGTGTGGATGGAAGTATAGACCTGGCAGGCCTCACCTTCCTCGAGCCGACGGTAGATTCCTTCTCCGGTCAGGCGATTACACAGCTCAAGGTCGCTGGGAGCCTTACAGAACCTGTTTTGAACGGTTCCATCGAACTGCTTGGCAACCAATGCGTGGCTCATCTGCCCTTTGATCTCCCTGTAAGTGATTTGAAAGGAAAGCTTGAAATCGTTGGAAACCGGCTTCATATCGGTGAGATCCTGGGAAATGCGGAGGGGGGCAGTTTGTTAATGTCGGGTGAACTGTTCATGTCCGGTTTCAAGCCTGTTCAAGGGTCACTTTTATGGAAAGCAGAGGACATCCCGATCCAGTATCCTGAAGGCCTGAATACGGTAAATCGGGCTGATCTGGGTCTCAAATTCTCCGACGGGCGGGGATTCCTTAGGGGAACGATCAATATGGACCAGGGTGCCTATACCCGGGAAGTTGATATCGAAAACCTCCTCACCCTCATTGGGGAAGGCACTATTACGAGAGACGAGCCGCAAGTTGAGGGAAGTGAGGGCGCTAATGGTAAATGGCTCAACCTGGATGTGGAAATGGTTACCGCTTCTCCCCTGCTGGTTGATATCAAGCTTATTCGCGGTGAGGCCGCCGGCAACCTCCACCTGAGAGGTACGGCTGCAGCTCCCGTGCTGACGGGCCGGTTTGAAATGACGGAAGGTTCCCTGGAGTACAGGGGTCATGTTTTTGAGATCACCGGCGGGTCAGTAGGGTTTGTTAACCCCAGGCGCATCGAACCTGATTTTAATTTTTCCGGCAGAACTGAAGTAACCGGGTTCGACCGGGAGGGAACGGTTACTGACTATACGGTGGAACTGCTGGCAAGCGGTGTCCCGGAAAAATTCGAGCTGGACCTCGTTTCATCCCCTGTTCTAAGCGAGGCCGATATTGCAGCTCTCCTGACATGGGGTGCGGTGGGTGAGCAGGCCTTTGCCTCCAGGGGAGGGCTTTCCGCGGCGGAGGCAACCCTTTTGATCACAAGGGAGCTGAAGGGAAAGCTGGAGACAGAGGTTGAGAAAGTAACCGGTTTTGACCGGTTCACGATCAACCCTTCCTCCGTTTCATCGAGCGGTGAGCGAACTACGCGGATCCAGGTTGACAAAAAATTGAGCGAAAAAATTTACCTTACCTATTCAACTCCAATTCTTGCCAGCGAGGAACAGGAGGTACTGGTTAAATACAGGATAACGAAATCCTTTTCCCTTATAGGGGAGCAGCTTGGTGAAAGGGATTACGGTTTGGACCTGGATTTCCAGTTTGAAATAGACTGA
- a CDS encoding MBL fold metallo-hydrolase produces MAKLVLEHLMVGPLQSNCFIVGDEVSGEAVIIDPGGDGDMILNTVSRKHWKVTAILNTHAHFDHIAANAAVVKGTGAPLLAPKGDSPYMTGAHIAARIYGLEVEASPEPDKLLDDGATIDLGDEKIKMISTPGHTPGGATFVTSIGIFPGDSLFAGSIGRTDLPGGDYETLINSIKTRILVLDDDTPVYPGHGPATTVGRERTYNQFLVG; encoded by the coding sequence ATGGCGAAGCTCGTTCTTGAACACTTGATGGTCGGTCCCCTTCAGTCCAACTGCTTTATCGTCGGAGATGAAGTCTCCGGCGAGGCGGTCATTATTGATCCAGGGGGTGATGGGGATATGATCCTCAACACGGTCAGTCGAAAACATTGGAAAGTGACAGCGATTCTGAACACCCATGCCCATTTTGATCACATTGCCGCCAACGCAGCTGTAGTAAAAGGTACCGGTGCACCTCTTCTGGCTCCAAAGGGTGATTCTCCCTATATGACGGGGGCACATATCGCTGCAAGAATATACGGCCTTGAAGTGGAAGCTTCACCGGAACCTGACAAGCTCCTGGATGATGGTGCCACCATTGACCTTGGTGATGAGAAAATAAAAATGATCTCGACTCCCGGTCACACACCTGGGGGGGCTACCTTTGTGACATCTATCGGTATTTTCCCCGGCGATTCCCTGTTTGCCGGTTCTATTGGCCGCACCGATCTGCCTGGCGGCGATTATGAAACCCTCATCAATTCCATCAAGACCCGAATCCTGGTACTGGACGATGACACCCCTGTTTATCCTGGACATGGTCCTGCTACAACCGTCGGCCGGGAAAGGACCTATAACCAATTCCTGGTGGGGTAA
- the dtd gene encoding D-aminoacyl-tRNA deacylase, whose product MRALIQRVGWSRVEVDGREVNSIGPGLLVLLGVADLDEEKDAEYVAAKTASLRIFKDSEGKMNLSIGETGGEVLVISQFTLVADMKKGNRPGFGSGAPPDRAERLYERFVRELGKLGVKVKTGVFGADMAVSLCNDGPVTILLESK is encoded by the coding sequence TTGAGGGCTCTTATCCAGAGGGTTGGTTGGTCAAGGGTTGAGGTGGATGGTCGTGAAGTAAACTCCATCGGCCCTGGCTTGCTGGTACTGCTGGGTGTGGCTGACCTGGATGAGGAAAAGGACGCTGAATATGTGGCCGCAAAAACAGCCTCCCTCAGGATCTTCAAGGATTCAGAAGGAAAGATGAACCTCTCCATCGGGGAGACTGGCGGTGAGGTTCTGGTTATATCCCAGTTTACCCTTGTAGCTGATATGAAGAAAGGGAACAGACCTGGTTTTGGCAGCGGGGCACCTCCAGACCGGGCAGAGCGCCTCTACGAACGTTTTGTCAGGGAGTTGGGGAAACTTGGAGTAAAAGTAAAGACGGGTGTTTTCGGAGCTGATATGGCTGTGTCGCTTTGTAATGATGGGCCCGTCACCATCCTTTTGGAGTCGAAGTGA
- a CDS encoding uracil-DNA glycosylase, which yields MEYLKRMYLESIGIDYLPRGMPPSIEQGSDAGSGFATLQGLRDEIGDCRRCPLSQDRHHIVFGVGNPDADLVFVGEAPERDEDEQGEPFVGKAGQLLTKIISAMGLSRGDVYICNVIKCRPPDNRDPLPAEIEMCEPFLKEQLRIINPRAICALGSFASRTLLKREVKISRLRGQFHAYNGVPLMPTYHPSYLLRNPQAKRDVWEDIKIVMELLDLPLPRRDNS from the coding sequence ATGGAATATTTGAAAAGAATGTACCTCGAAAGCATTGGCATCGATTATCTCCCCAGAGGTATGCCGCCCTCCATTGAGCAAGGGTCGGATGCAGGGTCGGGGTTTGCGACTCTGCAGGGGCTCCGGGATGAGATCGGCGATTGCCGCAGATGTCCCCTGTCGCAGGACAGACATCACATCGTATTCGGTGTGGGAAACCCCGATGCCGATCTGGTCTTTGTAGGGGAAGCCCCGGAGCGGGACGAGGATGAGCAGGGGGAGCCGTTTGTGGGCAAAGCGGGGCAGCTGCTCACGAAGATCATTTCTGCAATGGGACTTAGCCGTGGTGATGTATACATCTGCAACGTCATCAAATGCCGGCCACCGGACAACAGGGACCCCCTCCCTGCCGAGATCGAAATGTGTGAGCCCTTTCTTAAAGAACAGCTCCGAATCATTAACCCCCGTGCCATATGTGCCCTGGGAAGCTTCGCATCCCGGACACTGCTTAAGAGAGAGGTGAAGATCTCGCGCTTGCGCGGACAGTTTCATGCCTATAACGGTGTGCCCCTGATGCCTACTTACCACCCTTCCTATCTCCTGAGAAATCCCCAAGCCAAACGGGATGTCTGGGAGGATATCAAGATAGTGATGGAACTACTTGATCTTCCCCTACCCAGGCGTGACAATAGCTGA
- a CDS encoding MGMT family protein, with product MLSESYFTVPFKMGKVVVHTSADGSVTAIDFDLEDIYEEKRTTLKLGDDIRRYFEGNEVTWELEPDLTGVTDFKRRVYDIVARIPYGQMSTYGEIARDMGCSGGGRAVGQAMAGNRFPLVVPCHRVISRERAIGGFSSGIDLKRYLLRLEGIDL from the coding sequence ATGTTATCGGAATCCTATTTCACCGTGCCGTTTAAAATGGGTAAGGTCGTTGTCCACACCAGCGCGGATGGAAGTGTGACAGCTATCGATTTCGACCTTGAAGATATCTATGAGGAGAAACGAACAACCTTAAAACTCGGGGACGATATAAGAAGGTATTTTGAAGGCAATGAAGTTACCTGGGAACTTGAACCGGATCTTACGGGGGTAACGGACTTTAAGCGCAGGGTGTATGACATAGTTGCCAGGATCCCCTACGGACAAATGTCAACCTACGGAGAGATCGCCAGGGATATGGGATGTAGTGGTGGTGGGAGGGCCGTTGGGCAGGCTATGGCTGGCAACAGATTTCCCCTGGTTGTGCCGTGCCACAGGGTAATATCAAGGGAAAGGGCCATAGGCGGTTTTTCCTCCGGAATCGACCTGAAACGGTATCTTTTAAGGTTGGAAGGTATTGATCTTTGA